Proteins encoded together in one Numida meleagris isolate 19003 breed g44 Domestic line chromosome 17, NumMel1.0, whole genome shotgun sequence window:
- the EXOC7 gene encoding exocyst complex component 7 isoform X4, which translates to MIPTEEMSARRREIEDKLKQEEETLSFIKESLEKSDQLTKNMVSILSSFESRLMKLENSIIPVHKQTENLQRLQENVEKTLSCLDHVISYYHVAKDTEKIIKEGPTGRLEEYLNCMDKIQKAVEYFQDNNPDSPELNRVKSLFERGKESLESEFRSLMTRHTKPVPPILILDLISGDDEMDTQEEVSLEHLPESVLHDVIRISGWLVENGMNQDFMTVYFHIRSLQLDRSIKGLKDHFRKNSSSTGVPYSPAIQNKRKDTPTKKPIKRPGTIRKAQNLLKQYSQHGLDGKKGASNLIAMEGRDDVFDIEIDAYIHCVSAFVKLAQSEYQLLTEIVPEHHQKKTFDALIQDSLDNLIVEGDNIVSAARKAIIRHDYSAVLTIFPILKHLKQMKPEFDQVLQGTAAGTKNKLPGLITSMETTGAKALEEFADNIKNDPDKEYNMPKDGTVHELTSNAILFLQQLLDFQETAGAMLASQETSSSASSYSSEFSRRLLSTYICKVLGNLQLNLLSKSKVYEDPALSAIFLHNNYNYILKSLEKSELIQLVAVTQKTAERSYRELIEQQIQTYQRSWLKVTDYILERNLPVFQPGVKLKDKERQMIKERFKGFNDGLEELCKIQKAWAIPDVEQRDKIRRAQKTIVKETYGAFLNRYSNVPFTKNPEKYIKYQVDQVGEMIEKLFDTSA; encoded by the exons GTTTCTATCCTTTCCTCCTTTGAAAGTCGTTTGATGAAGCTGGAGAACTCGATCATCCCTGTCCATAAACAGACAGAGAATCTACAGCGCTTGCAGGAGAACGTGGAGAAGACCTTGTCCTGCTTGGATCACGTCATCAGTTACTACCATGTGGCTAAGGACACAGAGAAGATCATAAAGGAAGG cCCCACTGGGAGGCTGGAGGAGTACTTGAATTGCATGGACAAAATCCAGAAAGCAGTGGAATACTTTCAGGACAACAATCCAGACAGCCCGGAGCTGAACCGTGTG AAATCCCTCTTTGAGAGGGGGAAGGAGTCCTTGGAATCAGAGTTCCGCAGCTTGATGACACGACACACCAAGCCTGTCCCACCCATCCTCATCCTGGACCTGATCAGCGGAGATGATGAAATGGACACACAGGAGGAGGTGTCACTGGAGCACCTCCCAGAGAGCGTCCTGCATGATGTCATCCGCATTTCAGGCTGGCTGGTGGAAAATGGCATGAATCAAG ATTTCATGACAGTGTACTTTCACATCCGCTCTCTCCAGCTCGACCGCTCCATCAAGGGGCTGAAAGACCACTTCCGTAAGAACAGCTCTTCCACAGGGGTCCCGTATTCCCCTGCCATtcagaacaaaaggaaggacACTCCCACCAAAAAGCCAATCAAGAGACCAG GCACGATCCGTAAGGCTCAGAACCTTCTGAAACAGTACTCTCAGCATGGTCTAGATGGGAAAAAGGGGGCCTCTAACCTCATTGCTATGGAAG GGAGGGATGATGTGTTCGACATCGAGATTGATGCGTATATTCACTGTGTGAGTGCCTTTGTCAAACTGGCCCAGAGTGAGTACCAGCTGCTGACAGAAATCGTCCCAGAGCACCACCAGAAGAAGACTTTtgatgccctcatccag GATTCGTTAGATAACTTGATCGTGGAGGGGGATAACATTGTGTCAGCAGCCCGGAAAGCCATCATCCGACACGACTATTCGGCTGTGCTCACAATCTTCCCCATCCTCAAGCACCTCAAGCAGATGAAGCCAGAATTTGACCAGGTCTTGCAG GGAACTGCAGCAGGCACAAAGAACAAACTGCCAGGGCTGATCACTTCCATGGAGACAACTGGTGCAAAGGCTCTGGAAGAGTTTGCTGACAACATTAAG AATGATCCAGACAAGGAATATAACATGCCAAAAGATGGGACAGTTCATGAACTCACCAGCAAC gCCATCCTTTTCCTACAGCAATTGTTGGATTTCCAGGAGACGGCAGGTGCCATGCTGGCATCTCAAG agacCAGCTCTTCAGCTAGTAGTTACAGTTCGGAGTTCAGCAGGCGGCTGCTGAGTACCTACATCT GCAAAGTACTGGGCAACTTGCAGCTTAACCTTCTTAGTAAATCCAAGGTTTATGAAGACCCAGCTTTGAGTGCCATTTTTCTACACAACAACTACAACTACATTCTGAAATCTCTGGAGAA gtcTGAGCTGATCCAGTTGGTAGCTGTGACACAGAAGACAGCTGAGAGGTCTTACCGGGAGCTCATCGAGCAGCAGATCCAGACCTACCAGCGCAG CTGGTTAAAGGTGACAGATTACATCTTGGAGAGAAATCTGCCTGTCTTTCAACCAGGAGTGAAG CTCAAGGATAAGGAGAGGCAGATGATAAAGGAGCGCTTTAAG GGCTTTAATGatgggctggaggagctgtgcaAAATCCAGAAAGCCTGGGCAATCCCAGACGTGGAGCAGCGGGACAAGATTCGCCGGGCGCAGAAAACCATTGTGAAAGAGACCTATGGTGCCTTCCTGAACAG ataTAGCAATGTGCCCTTCACCAAGAACCCTGAGAAGTACATCAAATACCAGGTCGACCAGGTGGGAGAGATGATTGAAAAGCTGTTTGACACATCAGCATAA
- the EXOC7 gene encoding exocyst complex component 7 isoform X6, protein MIPTEEMSARRREIEDKLKQEEETLSFIKESLEKSDQLTKNMVSILSSFESRLMKLENSIIPVHKQTENLQRLQENVEKTLSCLDHVISYYHVAKDTEKIIKEGPTGRLEEYLNCMDKIQKAVEYFQDNNPDSPELNRVKSLFERGKESLESEFRSLMTRHTKPVPPILILDLISGDDEMDTQEEVSLEHLPESVLHDVIRISGWLVENGMNQDFMTVYFHIRSLQLDRSIKGLKDHFRKNSSSTGVPYSPAIQNKRKDTPTKKPIKRPGHEHDLRVKHLSDTLSDKHGPVAGRDDVFDIEIDAYIHCVSAFVKLAQSEYQLLTEIVPEHHQKKTFDALIQDSLDNLIVEGDNIVSAARKAIIRHDYSAVLTIFPILKHLKQMKPEFDQVLQGTAAGTKNKLPGLITSMETTGAKALEEFADNIKNDPDKEYNMPKDGTVHELTSNAILFLQQLLDFQETAGAMLASQETSSSASSYSSEFSRRLLSTYICKVLGNLQLNLLSKSKVYEDPALSAIFLHNNYNYILKSLEKSELIQLVAVTQKTAERSYRELIEQQIQTYQRSWLKVTDYILERNLPVFQPGVKLKDKERQMIKERFKGFNDGLEELCKIQKAWAIPDVEQRDKIRRAQKTIVKETYGAFLNRYSNVPFTKNPEKYIKYQVDQVGEMIEKLFDTSA, encoded by the exons GTTTCTATCCTTTCCTCCTTTGAAAGTCGTTTGATGAAGCTGGAGAACTCGATCATCCCTGTCCATAAACAGACAGAGAATCTACAGCGCTTGCAGGAGAACGTGGAGAAGACCTTGTCCTGCTTGGATCACGTCATCAGTTACTACCATGTGGCTAAGGACACAGAGAAGATCATAAAGGAAGG cCCCACTGGGAGGCTGGAGGAGTACTTGAATTGCATGGACAAAATCCAGAAAGCAGTGGAATACTTTCAGGACAACAATCCAGACAGCCCGGAGCTGAACCGTGTG AAATCCCTCTTTGAGAGGGGGAAGGAGTCCTTGGAATCAGAGTTCCGCAGCTTGATGACACGACACACCAAGCCTGTCCCACCCATCCTCATCCTGGACCTGATCAGCGGAGATGATGAAATGGACACACAGGAGGAGGTGTCACTGGAGCACCTCCCAGAGAGCGTCCTGCATGATGTCATCCGCATTTCAGGCTGGCTGGTGGAAAATGGCATGAATCAAG ATTTCATGACAGTGTACTTTCACATCCGCTCTCTCCAGCTCGACCGCTCCATCAAGGGGCTGAAAGACCACTTCCGTAAGAACAGCTCTTCCACAGGGGTCCCGTATTCCCCTGCCATtcagaacaaaaggaaggacACTCCCACCAAAAAGCCAATCAAGAGACCAG GTCATGAGCATGATTTACGAGTTAAACACCTTTCCGATACGCTGAGCGACAAGCATGGGCCGGTTGCTG GGAGGGATGATGTGTTCGACATCGAGATTGATGCGTATATTCACTGTGTGAGTGCCTTTGTCAAACTGGCCCAGAGTGAGTACCAGCTGCTGACAGAAATCGTCCCAGAGCACCACCAGAAGAAGACTTTtgatgccctcatccag GATTCGTTAGATAACTTGATCGTGGAGGGGGATAACATTGTGTCAGCAGCCCGGAAAGCCATCATCCGACACGACTATTCGGCTGTGCTCACAATCTTCCCCATCCTCAAGCACCTCAAGCAGATGAAGCCAGAATTTGACCAGGTCTTGCAG GGAACTGCAGCAGGCACAAAGAACAAACTGCCAGGGCTGATCACTTCCATGGAGACAACTGGTGCAAAGGCTCTGGAAGAGTTTGCTGACAACATTAAG AATGATCCAGACAAGGAATATAACATGCCAAAAGATGGGACAGTTCATGAACTCACCAGCAAC gCCATCCTTTTCCTACAGCAATTGTTGGATTTCCAGGAGACGGCAGGTGCCATGCTGGCATCTCAAG agacCAGCTCTTCAGCTAGTAGTTACAGTTCGGAGTTCAGCAGGCGGCTGCTGAGTACCTACATCT GCAAAGTACTGGGCAACTTGCAGCTTAACCTTCTTAGTAAATCCAAGGTTTATGAAGACCCAGCTTTGAGTGCCATTTTTCTACACAACAACTACAACTACATTCTGAAATCTCTGGAGAA gtcTGAGCTGATCCAGTTGGTAGCTGTGACACAGAAGACAGCTGAGAGGTCTTACCGGGAGCTCATCGAGCAGCAGATCCAGACCTACCAGCGCAG CTGGTTAAAGGTGACAGATTACATCTTGGAGAGAAATCTGCCTGTCTTTCAACCAGGAGTGAAG CTCAAGGATAAGGAGAGGCAGATGATAAAGGAGCGCTTTAAG GGCTTTAATGatgggctggaggagctgtgcaAAATCCAGAAAGCCTGGGCAATCCCAGACGTGGAGCAGCGGGACAAGATTCGCCGGGCGCAGAAAACCATTGTGAAAGAGACCTATGGTGCCTTCCTGAACAG ataTAGCAATGTGCCCTTCACCAAGAACCCTGAGAAGTACATCAAATACCAGGTCGACCAGGTGGGAGAGATGATTGAAAAGCTGTTTGACACATCAGCATAA
- the EXOC7 gene encoding exocyst complex component 7 isoform X8 translates to MVSILSSFESRLMKLENSIIPVHKQTENLQRLQENVEKTLSCLDHVISYYHVAKDTEKIIKEGPTGRLEEYLNCMDKIQKAVEYFQDNNPDSPELNRVKSLFERGKESLESEFRSLMTRHTKPVPPILILDLISGDDEMDTQEEVSLEHLPESVLHDVIRISGWLVENGMNQDFMTVYFHIRSLQLDRSIKGLKDHFRKNSSSTGVPYSPAIQNKRKDTPTKKPIKRPVLIPGTIRKAQNLLKQYSQHGLDGKKGASNLIAMEGHEHDLRVKHLSDTLSDKHGPVAGRDDVFDIEIDAYIHCVSAFVKLAQSEYQLLTEIVPEHHQKKTFDALIQDSLDNLIVEGDNIVSAARKAIIRHDYSAVLTIFPILKHLKQMKPEFDQVLQGTAAGTKNKLPGLITSMETTGAKALEEFADNIKNDPDKEYNMPKDGTVHELTSNAILFLQQLLDFQETAGAMLASQETSSSASSYSSEFSRRLLSTYICKVLGNLQLNLLSKSKVYEDPALSAIFLHNNYNYILKSLEKSELIQLVAVTQKTAERSYRELIEQQIQTYQRSWLKVTDYILERNLPVFQPGVKLKDKERQMIKERFKGFNDGLEELCKIQKAWAIPDVEQRDKIRRAQKTIVKETYGAFLNRYSNVPFTKNPEKYIKYQVDQVGEMIEKLFDTSA, encoded by the exons GTTTCTATCCTTTCCTCCTTTGAAAGTCGTTTGATGAAGCTGGAGAACTCGATCATCCCTGTCCATAAACAGACAGAGAATCTACAGCGCTTGCAGGAGAACGTGGAGAAGACCTTGTCCTGCTTGGATCACGTCATCAGTTACTACCATGTGGCTAAGGACACAGAGAAGATCATAAAGGAAGG cCCCACTGGGAGGCTGGAGGAGTACTTGAATTGCATGGACAAAATCCAGAAAGCAGTGGAATACTTTCAGGACAACAATCCAGACAGCCCGGAGCTGAACCGTGTG AAATCCCTCTTTGAGAGGGGGAAGGAGTCCTTGGAATCAGAGTTCCGCAGCTTGATGACACGACACACCAAGCCTGTCCCACCCATCCTCATCCTGGACCTGATCAGCGGAGATGATGAAATGGACACACAGGAGGAGGTGTCACTGGAGCACCTCCCAGAGAGCGTCCTGCATGATGTCATCCGCATTTCAGGCTGGCTGGTGGAAAATGGCATGAATCAAG ATTTCATGACAGTGTACTTTCACATCCGCTCTCTCCAGCTCGACCGCTCCATCAAGGGGCTGAAAGACCACTTCCGTAAGAACAGCTCTTCCACAGGGGTCCCGTATTCCCCTGCCATtcagaacaaaaggaaggacACTCCCACCAAAAAGCCAATCAAGAGACCAG TCCTCATCCCAG GCACGATCCGTAAGGCTCAGAACCTTCTGAAACAGTACTCTCAGCATGGTCTAGATGGGAAAAAGGGGGCCTCTAACCTCATTGCTATGGAAG GTCATGAGCATGATTTACGAGTTAAACACCTTTCCGATACGCTGAGCGACAAGCATGGGCCGGTTGCTG GGAGGGATGATGTGTTCGACATCGAGATTGATGCGTATATTCACTGTGTGAGTGCCTTTGTCAAACTGGCCCAGAGTGAGTACCAGCTGCTGACAGAAATCGTCCCAGAGCACCACCAGAAGAAGACTTTtgatgccctcatccag GATTCGTTAGATAACTTGATCGTGGAGGGGGATAACATTGTGTCAGCAGCCCGGAAAGCCATCATCCGACACGACTATTCGGCTGTGCTCACAATCTTCCCCATCCTCAAGCACCTCAAGCAGATGAAGCCAGAATTTGACCAGGTCTTGCAG GGAACTGCAGCAGGCACAAAGAACAAACTGCCAGGGCTGATCACTTCCATGGAGACAACTGGTGCAAAGGCTCTGGAAGAGTTTGCTGACAACATTAAG AATGATCCAGACAAGGAATATAACATGCCAAAAGATGGGACAGTTCATGAACTCACCAGCAAC gCCATCCTTTTCCTACAGCAATTGTTGGATTTCCAGGAGACGGCAGGTGCCATGCTGGCATCTCAAG agacCAGCTCTTCAGCTAGTAGTTACAGTTCGGAGTTCAGCAGGCGGCTGCTGAGTACCTACATCT GCAAAGTACTGGGCAACTTGCAGCTTAACCTTCTTAGTAAATCCAAGGTTTATGAAGACCCAGCTTTGAGTGCCATTTTTCTACACAACAACTACAACTACATTCTGAAATCTCTGGAGAA gtcTGAGCTGATCCAGTTGGTAGCTGTGACACAGAAGACAGCTGAGAGGTCTTACCGGGAGCTCATCGAGCAGCAGATCCAGACCTACCAGCGCAG CTGGTTAAAGGTGACAGATTACATCTTGGAGAGAAATCTGCCTGTCTTTCAACCAGGAGTGAAG CTCAAGGATAAGGAGAGGCAGATGATAAAGGAGCGCTTTAAG GGCTTTAATGatgggctggaggagctgtgcaAAATCCAGAAAGCCTGGGCAATCCCAGACGTGGAGCAGCGGGACAAGATTCGCCGGGCGCAGAAAACCATTGTGAAAGAGACCTATGGTGCCTTCCTGAACAG ataTAGCAATGTGCCCTTCACCAAGAACCCTGAGAAGTACATCAAATACCAGGTCGACCAGGTGGGAGAGATGATTGAAAAGCTGTTTGACACATCAGCATAA